A stretch of the Xiphias gladius isolate SHS-SW01 ecotype Sanya breed wild chromosome 21, ASM1685928v1, whole genome shotgun sequence genome encodes the following:
- the si:dkey-49n23.1 gene encoding semaphorin-3D isoform X2: MTDVSAAGGVGTRGAESLRILMLCLLRLLVLPPADSNTAPDAKAWSQTGPRLQLSHSDLRNRSAVFWKGGVSGGYEALLLDEDQGWLLVGGRDHIYLLSPDSLDLPTHTVYWPAAREHVEHCRLAGKSLETECANFVRLLQPFNKTHVYACGTGAFHPQCTYLHLGHNAEGPLFMLSHTVESGRGKCPFSPKEPFTARLTDGELYAGTSVDFMGANAAVFRTTLQGSVQHYIRTEAYDQNWLNEPEFVGSFSIPDTHSPDDDKVYFFFKERAVEAGQWDKRVYSRVARVCKNDIGGKRSLINRWTTFLKARLVCSVPGPSGVDTQFNELEDIFVLETKDPQNPTIYGVFSTSSSIFPGSAVCVYSMASIRAAFNGPFAHKEGPDYRWVEYKGRIPYPRPGTCPSETYDALHKSTKDFPDEVVSFMRQHQLMWEPVLPLGGRPIFTRVNAPNMLKRVVVDRVDAEDGPYDVLHLGTDDGKVVKAVSVIKDNWDKEEIILEELTVFQSPAPILSMELSTKRQQLYVSSELGVAQLGLQRCELYGTDCAECCLARDPYCSWDGQTCSRYFPTSKRRARRQDVKYGDPWSQCPVTEDDSAAVEVKSVYGVEGNSTFLECVARSPQAELRWTRQQNTDTDSQQQTLSQIHEGRKSDDNRSLHMKRGLLVQRLEPADAGLYTCTSHEHSYSQVLAQYRVHIIPNHSLHPARYQQSHSPNPGKGGTAGVMVTGFLGQSAPPHPPLSLPGHRNSWLPQHPQQLPLRSYKDLHMAGTNSLSVDEYCEQLWYREKRRQQKLRTLKLKQEGRKARVRRNNPPEVRL, translated from the exons acCTGAGGAACCGCTCGGCCGTCTTCTGGAAGGGTGGGGTCAGCGGGGGTTACGAGGCCCTTCTGCTGGACGAGGACCAAGGCTGGCTGCTGGTCGGCGGTAGAGACCACATCTACCTGCTGAGTCCTGACAGCTTGGACCTGCCCACGCATACG GTCTACTGGCCTGCTGCCAGAGAACACGTGGAGCACTGCAGACTGGCGGGAAAAAGTCTGGAG ACAGAGTGTGCCAATTTTGTGCGGCTGCTGCAGCCCTTCAACAAAACCCATGTTTATGCTTGTGGCACCGGTGCCTTCCATCCACAGTGCACATACCTGCACTTGGGACACAACGCCGAG GGGCCGTTGTTCATGTTGTCTCATACAGTGGAGTCGGGCAGAGGAAAATGTCCCTTCAGTCCCAAAGAGCCCTTCACTGCGAGGCTGACTG ATGGGGAACTCTATGCAGGGACCTCAGTGGACTTCATGGGAGCCAACGCTGCAGTCTTCCGTACCACGCTCCAGGGCAGCGTTCAACATTACATCCGCACTGAAGCCTACGACCAAAACTGGCTGAACG AGCCAGAGTTCGTGGGCTCCTTCTCCATCCCTGACACTCACAGTCCGGACGACGACAAGGTTTACTTCTTCTTCAAGGAGAGGGCGGTGGAAGCCGGACAGTGGGACAAGAGGGTGTACAGTCGCGTGGCTCGAGTCTGCAAG AATGACATAGGGGGTAAGAGGAGTCTGATCAACCGCTGGACCACCTTCCTCAAAGCCAGACTGGTCTGTTCTGTTCCCGGACCGTCTGGAGTTGACACGCAGTTTAATGAGCTTG aggacATCTTTGTTCTGGAGACCAAGGACCCTCAAAATCCCACCATCTACGGTGTCTTCAGCACTTCCAG CTCTATATTTCCTGGTTCGGCGGTGTGTGTCTACTCCATGGCGTCTATCCGTGCAGCTTTCAACGGGCCGTTTGCCCATAAAGAAGGTCCTGACTATCGCTGGGTGGAGTACAAGGGCCGCATCCCCTATCCGAGACCTGGAACC TGTCCCAGCGAGACATATGATGCGCTCCACAAGTCCACCAAGGACTTCCCAGACGAGGTGGTGAGCTTCATGCGGCAGCATCAGCTGATGTGGGAGCCGGTCCTGCCTCTGGGCGGCAGACCCATATTCACCCGGGTCAACGCGCCCAACATGTTGAAGAGAGTGGTAGTGGACAGAGTGGATGCCGAGGATGGACCTTACGACGTCTTACACCTGGGcacag ATGATGGGAAGGTGGTGAAGGCAGTGTCGGTCATCAAAGACAACTGGGACAAAGAGGAGATCATTCTGGAGGAACTGACTGTCTTCCAG AGTCCCGCTCCCATCCTGAGCATGGAGCTGTCGACCAAGAGA CAACAGCTGTACGTGTCCAGCGAGCTCGGCGTGGCCCAGCTGGGGCTCCAGAGGTGTGAGTTGTACGGGACCGACTGCGCTGAGTGCTGCCTGGCCAGAGACCCCTACTGCTCCTGGGACGGACAGACCTGCTCCAGATACTTCCCCACCAGCAAGAG GCGGGCACGGAGACAGGATGTTAAATATGGAGACCCCTGGAGTCAGTGCCCGGTCACAGAGGACG ATTCTGCCGCCGTGGAGGTGAAATCGGTGTACGGCGTGGAGGGGAACTCCACCTTCCTGGAGTGCGTTGCTCGGTCACCTCAGGCTGAGCTCAGGTGGACGAGGCAGCAGAACACAGACACGGACAGCCAGCAGCAAACTCTCAGTCAGATACATGAAGGCAGAAAA AGCGATGACAACCGCTCTCTCCACATGAAGCGGGGGTTGCTGGTTCAGCGCCTGGAGCCGGCTGACGCGGGCCTCTACACCTGCACCAGCCACGAGCACTCCTACAGCCAGGTCCTGGCGCAATACCGTGTCCACATCATCCCCAACCACAGCCTCCACCCAGCCCGCTACCAGCAGAGCCACAGCCCAAACCCAGGGAAGGGTGGCACGGCCGGGGTCATGGTCACCGGGTTTCTAGGCCAGTCCGCGCCCCCCCATCCACCACTTTCGCTGCCGGGACACAGGAACTCGTGGCTGCCCCAGCATCCTCAGCAGCTCCCCCTGAGGAGCTACAAAGACCTGCACATGGCGGGGACCAACAGCCTGAGCGTGGACGAGTACTGCGAGCAGCTGTGGTACCGCGAGAAACGCCGGCAGCAGAAACTCCGCACCCTGAAGCTGAAGCAGGAGGGAAGGAAAGCTCGGGTGAGGAGGAACAACCCTCCCGAGGTTCGCCTCTAG
- the si:dkey-49n23.1 gene encoding semaphorin-3D isoform X1: MTDVSAAGGVGTRGAESLRILMLCLLRLLVLPPADSNTAPDAKAWSQTGPRLQLSHSDLRNRSAVFWKGGVSGGYEALLLDEDQGWLLVGGRDHIYLLSPDSLDLPTHTVYWPAAREHVEHCRLAGKSLETECANFVRLLQPFNKTHVYACGTGAFHPQCTYLHLGHNAEGPLFMLSHTVESGRGKCPFSPKEPFTARLTDGELYAGTSVDFMGANAAVFRTTLQGSVQHYIRTEAYDQNWLNEPEFVGSFSIPDTHSPDDDKVYFFFKERAVEAGQWDKRVYSRVARVCKNDIGGKRSLINRWTTFLKARLVCSVPGPSGVDTQFNELEDIFVLETKDPQNPTIYGVFSTSSSIFPGSAVCVYSMASIRAAFNGPFAHKEGPDYRWVEYKGRIPYPRPGTCPSETYDALHKSTKDFPDEVVSFMRQHQLMWEPVLPLGGRPIFTRVNAPNMLKRVVVDRVDAEDGPYDVLHLGTDDGKVVKAVSVIKDNWDKEEIILEELTVFQSPAPILSMELSTKRQQLYVSSELGVAQLGLQRCELYGTDCAECCLARDPYCSWDGQTCSRYFPTSKRRARRQDVKYGDPWSQCPVTEDDSAAVEVKSVYGVEGNSTFLECVARSPQAELRWTRQQNTDTDSQQQTLSQIHEGRKIPQSDDNRSLHMKRGLLVQRLEPADAGLYTCTSHEHSYSQVLAQYRVHIIPNHSLHPARYQQSHSPNPGKGGTAGVMVTGFLGQSAPPHPPLSLPGHRNSWLPQHPQQLPLRSYKDLHMAGTNSLSVDEYCEQLWYREKRRQQKLRTLKLKQEGRKARVRRNNPPEVRL, encoded by the exons acCTGAGGAACCGCTCGGCCGTCTTCTGGAAGGGTGGGGTCAGCGGGGGTTACGAGGCCCTTCTGCTGGACGAGGACCAAGGCTGGCTGCTGGTCGGCGGTAGAGACCACATCTACCTGCTGAGTCCTGACAGCTTGGACCTGCCCACGCATACG GTCTACTGGCCTGCTGCCAGAGAACACGTGGAGCACTGCAGACTGGCGGGAAAAAGTCTGGAG ACAGAGTGTGCCAATTTTGTGCGGCTGCTGCAGCCCTTCAACAAAACCCATGTTTATGCTTGTGGCACCGGTGCCTTCCATCCACAGTGCACATACCTGCACTTGGGACACAACGCCGAG GGGCCGTTGTTCATGTTGTCTCATACAGTGGAGTCGGGCAGAGGAAAATGTCCCTTCAGTCCCAAAGAGCCCTTCACTGCGAGGCTGACTG ATGGGGAACTCTATGCAGGGACCTCAGTGGACTTCATGGGAGCCAACGCTGCAGTCTTCCGTACCACGCTCCAGGGCAGCGTTCAACATTACATCCGCACTGAAGCCTACGACCAAAACTGGCTGAACG AGCCAGAGTTCGTGGGCTCCTTCTCCATCCCTGACACTCACAGTCCGGACGACGACAAGGTTTACTTCTTCTTCAAGGAGAGGGCGGTGGAAGCCGGACAGTGGGACAAGAGGGTGTACAGTCGCGTGGCTCGAGTCTGCAAG AATGACATAGGGGGTAAGAGGAGTCTGATCAACCGCTGGACCACCTTCCTCAAAGCCAGACTGGTCTGTTCTGTTCCCGGACCGTCTGGAGTTGACACGCAGTTTAATGAGCTTG aggacATCTTTGTTCTGGAGACCAAGGACCCTCAAAATCCCACCATCTACGGTGTCTTCAGCACTTCCAG CTCTATATTTCCTGGTTCGGCGGTGTGTGTCTACTCCATGGCGTCTATCCGTGCAGCTTTCAACGGGCCGTTTGCCCATAAAGAAGGTCCTGACTATCGCTGGGTGGAGTACAAGGGCCGCATCCCCTATCCGAGACCTGGAACC TGTCCCAGCGAGACATATGATGCGCTCCACAAGTCCACCAAGGACTTCCCAGACGAGGTGGTGAGCTTCATGCGGCAGCATCAGCTGATGTGGGAGCCGGTCCTGCCTCTGGGCGGCAGACCCATATTCACCCGGGTCAACGCGCCCAACATGTTGAAGAGAGTGGTAGTGGACAGAGTGGATGCCGAGGATGGACCTTACGACGTCTTACACCTGGGcacag ATGATGGGAAGGTGGTGAAGGCAGTGTCGGTCATCAAAGACAACTGGGACAAAGAGGAGATCATTCTGGAGGAACTGACTGTCTTCCAG AGTCCCGCTCCCATCCTGAGCATGGAGCTGTCGACCAAGAGA CAACAGCTGTACGTGTCCAGCGAGCTCGGCGTGGCCCAGCTGGGGCTCCAGAGGTGTGAGTTGTACGGGACCGACTGCGCTGAGTGCTGCCTGGCCAGAGACCCCTACTGCTCCTGGGACGGACAGACCTGCTCCAGATACTTCCCCACCAGCAAGAG GCGGGCACGGAGACAGGATGTTAAATATGGAGACCCCTGGAGTCAGTGCCCGGTCACAGAGGACG ATTCTGCCGCCGTGGAGGTGAAATCGGTGTACGGCGTGGAGGGGAACTCCACCTTCCTGGAGTGCGTTGCTCGGTCACCTCAGGCTGAGCTCAGGTGGACGAGGCAGCAGAACACAGACACGGACAGCCAGCAGCAAACTCTCAGTCAGATACATGAAGGCAGAAAA ATCCCTCAGAGCGATGACAACCGCTCTCTCCACATGAAGCGGGGGTTGCTGGTTCAGCGCCTGGAGCCGGCTGACGCGGGCCTCTACACCTGCACCAGCCACGAGCACTCCTACAGCCAGGTCCTGGCGCAATACCGTGTCCACATCATCCCCAACCACAGCCTCCACCCAGCCCGCTACCAGCAGAGCCACAGCCCAAACCCAGGGAAGGGTGGCACGGCCGGGGTCATGGTCACCGGGTTTCTAGGCCAGTCCGCGCCCCCCCATCCACCACTTTCGCTGCCGGGACACAGGAACTCGTGGCTGCCCCAGCATCCTCAGCAGCTCCCCCTGAGGAGCTACAAAGACCTGCACATGGCGGGGACCAACAGCCTGAGCGTGGACGAGTACTGCGAGCAGCTGTGGTACCGCGAGAAACGCCGGCAGCAGAAACTCCGCACCCTGAAGCTGAAGCAGGAGGGAAGGAAAGCTCGGGTGAGGAGGAACAACCCTCCCGAGGTTCGCCTCTAG